From Dehalobacter sp. 12DCB1:
AAAGGTCTGGGCATCCTGCTGGCCGATCCCCGACTCTGCAAAGAGATGGGTGATAACGGCATCAAGGCTGTCAGAGAAGAGTACAACTGGGGCAAAATGGAGGAAAAGCTGCTGAAGATTTACAGCAGATTTGAGAATTAAGGCTTAAAAACATGACTGAAAAGATGGAAATAGATCGAAGCATCCAAGAGAAACCGTAAAGTCTAATAAAGAAAAGCTAAAGAAGAAGTGATAGAGTTTGGATACCCGCCTGATCGCTAAAAATGCTGCGGCCCTGGGAATATCAGGAGTACTTGCCAAGGCCATTGCCGCCGTGGTGGGTATATTTGTTACCCGCTACCTTGGCCCGGGACCATTTGGAGATTACTCCACAGCGTACGCATTCGTCGGAACGTTTATTCTGTTTGCGGAGCTTGGAATCAGCCAGCTCATGGTGCAGGATTGTTCGAGGAACCTGGCCGAATTGCCGCGGTATTTCGGCAATACGCTGTTTGTCAAGTCCGTAATCTCCATTGGGTGTTTTCTATTAATGGTCATCTTTATGTTCCCAGCCGGATACAATACGTCGACCAAAGAGATGGTTGTCGTTTTGGGCGTGGCTGTATCTTTCAATGCGCTGAACCAGTCGGTCTATAACTATTATCAAGCCGTTCAGAAACTCTACCTGGCTGCAGCGTTTCAGTTTTTGACCACCTTTCTGATCGGAGGACTGACCATTGCGGTGATCTTCGCCGGGATGGGAGTCGTCGCAATTACGTTTACCCATTTGTTTACGTATATACTGATTAGTATGCTCCTGTTTTTCGCCCTCAGAAGGGAAATCAGGCCGCGTGTTGAACGGAGCAGCCTGATGCTGATGGTCAGAAACGGATTGCCGTTTGGGATTCATCGGATATTTTATAACGTCTTTTTCCAGCTCAGTATTCTGGTTTTGTCGCTGACAGCCAGCAATGTCGAGGTAGGGATTTATTCTGCGGCGTACAAGCTTGTCCTGATGCTGATTTTCCTGCCGAGCCTGATGACCAGCGCACTTTATCCTGTGCTGTATCAGCTCGGGGAAACGGATAAGGACGGTCATCGGAATACGACTGAAAAGGTCTTCAAGCTGCTTTCCGGGATTGGGATTCCAGGCAGCATCCTGATTTTTGTTTTAGCAGGACCGCTGACAACATGGCTCTATGCCGGAAAATTTGATGAATCGATTCCGATCCTGATGATTGTATCCTGGTTCTTTGCACTGGAATGCATGAGTTTTTCCCTCGGCGATGTCCTGACGACCACCAACCACCAGTGGCAGAGAACCATCGTGCAGGGTTCTGCGCTAGTACTGATGTTTATTCTGATTATGGTCTTGAATCCGCTGTTCGGGATCAGCGGTACTGCGTATGCGCTGATCATTGTCGAGATCTTTATCTTTTGCGGATACTACCTGTTGGTCCGAAAAGGGGTTTATAAGATTCGGATCTGGCGCCAGCTCCCGTCAATCGTATTTGCTTCCTTGCTGATGGCAGGGACCGCCTGGTTGACAAACAGCTTTCATCCGCTGCTATCTGCTGTAACGGCTGGAATCATTTATTGCCTGGCGCTCGTGATATTGGACAAGGATTTCCGGAAGATCGGTGAATTTGTTATTCAGAAGGGTCTTCGAAAATAAGAACTGGGAGGAATCGAACATGCTTCAGTGGCCGGTATTCGTGTTGACCATCATACTTCTTGGTTACCTGGCTGTCAAAAAGCCGCTATGGCTTGTGCCGTCTCTGGCAGTGGCAGTTGCGCTGGAAATATCGATTAACTGGTATCCGAACCTTGGCTTTCTGGAAAAAATTTTGGGAGAGGTCTCCCTGACCAGGCTTACCAGTATCGTTCTGATCCTGGCGGCATTTTCCCGCGTGTTTTTTTTGGAGGAGATGCGCAAAAAGCTTAGGGTGGTTCTAAAAGATCCACTGACGCTTGTTTTATTGGCTTTTATCATTCTCGGTGGGATAAGTGTTGTATACTCCGCCAACTTTGGCAACACTGTTACTGAGACCATCCGGCTGCTGATTTTATTTGCCGTGTTTATCTCCATCGCACTTTTAATGGATAAAGAACGTGCCCTACTGCCTTTCAAAGCCGTACATATCATGGCACTCCTGCTTGCGCTGGTCAGTTTCTATGAAGGAATCACGGGGAACCTGATCTGGCAGGGAGACAAATTGCTGGTTGAGCAGACGCTGCGTGTCAATGCTACCTTTGTCGACCCCAACATTTTTGCACGTTATATTATTCTGGGGGTTGCGTCGAATTTTGTTCTGCAGATTTATACCCGGGAAAGAAGCCATAAAATGATTTATATGGCGTGTCTGGCTGTCCTGCTGGCAGAATTAGTACTGACCGGTTCCCGCGGTGGATTCCTG
This genomic window contains:
- a CDS encoding O-antigen ligase family protein — encoded protein: MLQWPVFVLTIILLGYLAVKKPLWLVPSLAVAVALEISINWYPNLGFLEKILGEVSLTRLTSIVLILAAFSRVFFLEEMRKKLRVVLKDPLTLVLLAFIILGGISVVYSANFGNTVTETIRLLILFAVFISIALLMDKERALLPFKAVHIMALLLALVSFYEGITGNLIWQGDKLLVEQTLRVNATFVDPNIFARYIILGVASNFVLQIYTRERSHKMIYMACLAVLLAELVLTGSRGGFLTLLAILIATLIFLPNKKAVLWVLGLGALCGAIVIFLRPEIWERMLTITKGFAYSSEQRLYLWKAAIAIFKDHPLIGTGLGTFETVFKQSYFDLMNIPGGATRSHTTILTIASELGAVGLAVLTAIWAAILYRLAKLFSLGHDYLGMFQEQNQYFAGTGYVLWAATVFISSQAEGRFFEDPIFWLSCAMLVVLKLTRKYRLELD
- a CDS encoding flippase, which produces MDTRLIAKNAAALGISGVLAKAIAAVVGIFVTRYLGPGPFGDYSTAYAFVGTFILFAELGISQLMVQDCSRNLAELPRYFGNTLFVKSVISIGCFLLMVIFMFPAGYNTSTKEMVVVLGVAVSFNALNQSVYNYYQAVQKLYLAAAFQFLTTFLIGGLTIAVIFAGMGVVAITFTHLFTYILISMLLFFALRREIRPRVERSSLMLMVRNGLPFGIHRIFYNVFFQLSILVLSLTASNVEVGIYSAAYKLVLMLIFLPSLMTSALYPVLYQLGETDKDGHRNTTEKVFKLLSGIGIPGSILIFVLAGPLTTWLYAGKFDESIPILMIVSWFFALECMSFSLGDVLTTTNHQWQRTIVQGSALVLMFILIMVLNPLFGISGTAYALIIVEIFIFCGYYLLVRKGVYKIRIWRQLPSIVFASLLMAGTAWLTNSFHPLLSAVTAGIIYCLALVILDKDFRKIGEFVIQKGLRK